GCGAAGAAAAGCAGTATCCAGCCGACGTTCACTAGAAGCCCCGTCACCCAGGAGCGGTCGGGCTCGCCCTGGAAATTCTGGACTTTATAGGTTTCGAGATCATCCACCAGCTTCAGGTCCGGCAAGGGCAAGGTCCTGAAGTGCTGGACCTGGCCTTTTTCCGCCTTGTACTCGCCCCGGATGAGGTCAGGCCGGACCTTGACCTGGGAGACGTCCCCATTCCTGAGCTTGGCCTTGAAGGCGGAATACGGGATCTCGACCTCCACGGTGGGGGCCTTCAAATTCTGAAAAAGCGCTATCAGCAAGAAAAAGGCCAAGCCCCACAGAGCGAGTTGTTTGATGTTCTTGTTTTCCATGTACCTCAGGAGCTCCTGACCGCCTTCTTTTTGAGAACGCCCACGTAGGGCAAATTCCGGTACTTCTCCTGGTAATCCAGGCCGTAGCCGACAACGAAATGGTTCGGAATCTCGAACCCCACGTATTTGGCCGCTATGGGCACTTTCCGGCATTCCGGCTTGTCGAGGAGAGCGCAAACCTCGACAGAGCGGGGCTGCCTGGCCTGCAAGGCGTCCAAAAGATAATGCAAGGTCAGGCCAGTATCCATGATGTCCTCGACGACCAAAAGGTCCTTGCCTTGGGCGCTCTCGCGCAGGTCCAGGATCAGCCGCACGGCACCGCTCGAGCTGGCGCCGTTATAAGAGGAAACGCAGATAAAGTCGATCGAGCACTCGAGTTCCAAGGTCCGCATCAAATCCCCCAGGAACACCACGCTCCCCTTGAGTATCCCGACCAAGGTGAGCTTGCGCCCCGCGTAATCCCGCGATATCTGCGCGCCCAAGGCCCGGACCCGCTCCCGTATCGCCTCCTCATCCAACAAAACCCTCTCGATGTCCGGGTGGACTGGGGCTTTCATGGGAATCACTCGGGATAGGATAACTTTATTGCGTTTCCCAATCAAGAATCTCGGTGGGACGCGCGGGATTGCGGTAGCCGCCCACGGTCGCGTCATAGGCCTCCAACGGCATGATCCACCTCCGGCCGGTCTGGGGATCCACGAGCCCCTCGTCGTAACCGCTGGTCGCCTCGCGCTGGGCCTTGGCGATGCGGTCCTCGGAAAGGCCCTTTTGACGCCAGGTCTCAAGCAGCGCCGAATTATCCAGGGGATTGTTGCGGACCGGGATCAAGGAATCGTTTCCCGCGGCCTGGGCCTGGTTGGTGAGGACAATGCTGCGGGCCACCTCCACCAGCCAGGTTTTCGCCTTTTCCCATTTGGCAGCCTGGGCCTGGTAGCCCACGACCGCGGCATTGAATGTTCCAAAATAGGGCTGAATGCCGACCGTCCAGGCCGCCCGCGCCGGCCCATTCTTTGTCCGGCAGCTCATCTGGAACTCCTGTATCTCCCAGGGGCCGCCCAAGCCGGGCTGGGAGGGCAAAATCCCTGTCGAGAGTATCTTGACCTCCTGGTACTCGGGAATTTGACCGAACATCCAGAGCAAAAAGTCCCGCGGCGTGGTCTGGCCCGGCGCGCGCATCAAAATGTTCGAGGAGGCCAGCAGTTCCTCTCCGGGAGAGCTTAAGGTGACTCCGTTGGCCGTCTCGGTTTCTTTCCACCCCGCTGGAGAAGCCCAGCGAAAATACCGGCCTTGGCGAATCTCCAGCGCGGGGCGAGCTTCCCGCGCCGGCCTGGATGCGGCCTTGACGGCATGCCCAGGCCGCGGCGTCCAGAAAGACAATCCCGCGACCACAAGTCCGACTACTTTTTTCATGGGCTCTATAGATTAACAGGAATGCACGCCAGCCGCAAGGTCAGCTAGAAAAATGCTAGAAATAGATAAGAGTCCAACTGTGGGCGCCCACAGTTGCGCCCGCGGCCCCTGAAGGGCCGCACACGACAATGAAGAAGCTGCGTATTTTAATTCTCTGCGGCGGAAAGTCGGCCGAGCGCCAGGTGTCCTTGGTCTCGGCCAAGCAAGTCCTCTCCAAACTTGACCGCTCGCGCTGCGAGCCGGAGCTCGTGCTCATCGACGCCAAGGGCCGCTGGCTCAAGGCCGACGAGAAGCGTTTGAGCGGGAAGGTGGAGAGCGATTCCAATAACCTCGCCGCGGGAACGAAGGCCGTGATTCCCACCGAGAAACTCTCCAGCCCGAGCCGGCCCGACGTGGTTTTCCCGGTGCTTCACGGCCCCATGGGCGAGGACGGCACGGTGCAGGGCCTGCTCGAGTTGGCCGGGGTTGCTTACGTGGGCTGCGGGGTGCTGGGTTCCGCCCTGGGCATGGACAAGGAGGTCTCCAAGCGCCTGGCCCTGCAGGCCGGCCTTCCCCTCCTGCCTTACCGCGTCATCCGCCGGCCCAGTCAGGGCTTGGCGGCCCTGCGCGAGCTCGGCCTGCCCGTCTTCGTCAAGCCAGCGCGCCTGGGCTCCTCGGTGGGAGTGAGCAAGGTCAAATCCGAGGCGGAGCTCCTGGCCGCCCTCGAGTCGGCCTTCCTCTACGATGACAAGGTCATCCTGGAAAAGGGCATCGAGGCGCGGGAAATCGAATGCGCGGCGCTGGGCGATCCCTGGGCCGAGGCCGAGGACCCTCTGGCTCTCAAGGCCTCGATTTGCGGCGAGATCGCCCCGCAAGCCGAGTTCTACGACTATAAGGCCAAGTATCTGGACCCCGAAGGAGCGCGGCTTCTGATTCCGGCTCCCCTGCCTCAAAAAACCTCCGATGAAATCCGGGAGATGGCCTTGGCCGCCTTCAAGGTCTTGGATTGCTACGCCATGGGGCGGGTGGACTTCCTCATGGACAAGCACGGCGGCCGGGTCTACTTCAATGAGATCAACACCATCCCGGGATTTACCCCCGCCAGCATGTACCCCCTCCTTTGGCAGGCCTCGGGAATCGAAACCCCGAAGCTCCTCGAGCTTCTGATCGAGCTGGCCCTGCGCCGCGGCCGCGCCCGCTCCAAACTCAAGACGACCCCTTGATGGCCCGTGCCGATAGCCTCATCCTGGGAGCTTATCTTCTCCTTCTCCTGGCCCTGGGAGCCCGCGGAGCCCGAAGACGCCTTCCGGGGCTCTCGGACTACGTTCTGGCCAGCCGCAGCCTGACCTTGCCCGCCTTCGTGGCCACGTTGGTTCCCACCTTTTACGGCGGAGTGCTCGGGATCGGAGAATTCACTTGGCAAAATGGCCTTTCCAACTGGCTCGTCATGGCTTTTCCCTACTACCTCTTCGCCGGAATCTACGCCCTTCTCCTCGCCCACCGAGTGCGCCTAAAGCCCGGCCTCACCATTCCGGACCACCTGGAGGGGGCCTACGGGAAACCCGTGGCTATCTGGGCCGCCTTCCTGGTATTTCTTCTGGCCAGCCCCGCCGATGAGCTCCTGATGACCGGGGCTCTGCTCTCTCATCTCTCCGGCCTGGGCCTAGGAGCGGCCATGGCCCTCCTCGGCTGCTTGGCCTTCGCCATCCTTCTGCGCGGGGGCCTGCGCTCGGACGTCGCCGCCAATCTGGCGCAGTTCGCCATGATGTTCCTGGGGTTCGCTCTCATACTGCCCTTTGCCTTCAAGGAGATCGGAGGACCAGCGAGCCTCGCCCAAAAGCTGCCGGCGGGACACTTGAGCTGGACCGGGACCATCGGCCCCGCGCGCCTCATTGGCTGGTGGTTGATCGCGGTGTGGACCTTGGTAGACCCCGCTTTCCATCAGCGCTGCGCCGCGGCTCGGGACGGCCGCACCGCCAGGCTCGGCGTCGCGCTCTCGATCCTGTTTTGGGCGGCCTTCGATCTGATGACGACCGCGGCCGGTCTATACGCCCGCGCCGCTCTCCCTGACCTCGCGGATCCCCTTTTCGCTTTCCCCGCCCTGGCCGACCGCCTCCTGCCGCCCCTGGCCCGGGGGATTTTCCTGACTGGCCTATGCTCCTCCATGCTCGCCGCCCTCCAGGCCACGACCTTGATCGCCGCGGTAAGCCTGGGCAAGGACGGGGCCGGACGCTGGAGCGGCGCCGGCGAGGAGCGGCTCGAGCTTTGGTCCAAGGCCGGCCTGGCGCTCTCTTTGGCCGCGGCCTTTCTCATGGCCAAGCTCATCCCATCTGTAGTCGAGCTTTGGTACTCGGTCGGAAGCGCCGTGATCCCGGGGCTTCTGCTTCCTCT
The window above is part of the Elusimicrobiota bacterium genome. Proteins encoded here:
- a CDS encoding D-alanine--D-alanine ligase, with the protein product MKKLRILILCGGKSAERQVSLVSAKQVLSKLDRSRCEPELVLIDAKGRWLKADEKRLSGKVESDSNNLAAGTKAVIPTEKLSSPSRPDVVFPVLHGPMGEDGTVQGLLELAGVAYVGCGVLGSALGMDKEVSKRLALQAGLPLLPYRVIRRPSQGLAALRELGLPVFVKPARLGSSVGVSKVKSEAELLAALESAFLYDDKVILEKGIEAREIECAALGDPWAEAEDPLALKASICGEIAPQAEFYDYKAKYLDPEGARLLIPAPLPQKTSDEIREMALAAFKVLDCYAMGRVDFLMDKHGGRVYFNEINTIPGFTPASMYPLLWQASGIETPKLLELLIELALRRGRARSKLKTTP
- the hpt gene encoding hypoxanthine phosphoribosyltransferase codes for the protein MKAPVHPDIERVLLDEEAIRERVRALGAQISRDYAGRKLTLVGILKGSVVFLGDLMRTLELECSIDFICVSSYNGASSSGAVRLILDLRESAQGKDLLVVEDIMDTGLTLHYLLDALQARQPRSVEVCALLDKPECRKVPIAAKYVGFEIPNHFVVGYGLDYQEKYRNLPYVGVLKKKAVRSS